The following proteins are co-located in the Desulfonatronum thiodismutans genome:
- a CDS encoding P-II family nitrogen regulator, with amino-acid sequence MDLNIPFDLIVTIVNKGGSETIITATKSAGAEGGTIIPGRGTGIREQKKLWGIPIEPEKDIVLTIVPQEKTQTVLDAILVQGSLNKPGAGIAFVVDLKKVVGICHMCQLDT; translated from the coding sequence GTGGACCTGAATATTCCCTTTGACCTGATCGTCACCATCGTGAACAAGGGCGGCAGCGAGACCATCATCACGGCCACCAAGTCCGCCGGGGCCGAGGGCGGGACGATCATACCCGGACGTGGCACCGGGATCCGGGAACAAAAGAAGCTGTGGGGTATTCCCATTGAGCCGGAAAAGGACATTGTATTGACCATCGTCCCCCAGGAGAAAACCCAAACCGTCCTTGACGCCATCCTGGTGCAGGGCAGCCTGAACAAGCCTGGCGCGGGCATCGCCTTTGTTGTGGACCTGAAAAAGGTCGTCGGCATCTGCCACATGTGCCAGCTGGATACCTGA
- a CDS encoding DUF1538 domain-containing protein: MNTILAFLDFSHVSLEVLQALAPLVAFFLFFQLVYLKLPRAFVVNMIKGVVLCVMGLILFLQGVQVGFMPVGTAMGEILGAMDTTWPLILIGFMLGLVATIAEPAVHILSYEVEKASAGSIREKTILATLSLGVALFVALGMAKIIYGVPIHYILVPGYLLALVLMRFCDPTFVAIAFDAGGVATGPMTVTFVLAVALGIATAMEGRDPVLDGFGLIALVAMAPILSVMVLGLIVTSVKKRS, translated from the coding sequence ATGAATACGATTCTGGCCTTTCTGGATTTCAGCCACGTCTCGCTGGAAGTGTTGCAGGCCCTGGCTCCGCTGGTGGCTTTTTTTCTGTTTTTCCAACTTGTCTACCTCAAGCTGCCCCGGGCGTTCGTGGTGAACATGATCAAGGGGGTGGTGCTGTGCGTCATGGGATTGATTTTATTCCTGCAAGGCGTCCAGGTGGGGTTCATGCCCGTGGGCACGGCCATGGGGGAGATTCTCGGAGCCATGGACACGACCTGGCCGCTGATCCTGATCGGTTTTATGCTGGGCTTGGTGGCCACCATCGCCGAACCTGCGGTGCACATTCTGAGTTACGAGGTGGAAAAGGCCTCGGCGGGCAGCATTCGCGAGAAGACCATTCTCGCGACCCTGTCCCTCGGGGTGGCCTTGTTCGTGGCCTTGGGCATGGCCAAGATCATCTACGGCGTGCCCATCCATTATATTCTCGTGCCGGGATACCTCCTGGCCCTGGTGCTGATGCGTTTTTGCGACCCGACCTTCGTCGCCATCGCCTTTGACGCCGGAGGGGTCGCCACCGGTCCCATGACCGTGACCTTCGTGCTTGCCGTGGCCCTGGGCATCGCCACGGCGATGGAAGGCCGCGATCCCGTCCTGGACGGCTTCGGCCTGATTGCCCTGGTGGCCATGGCCCCGATTCTTTCGGTCATGGTCCTTGGATTGATCGTCACTTCCGTGAAGAAAAGGAGTTGA